The following are from one region of the Methyloversatilis discipulorum genome:
- a CDS encoding sensor histidine kinase translates to MNLRLSTSARLTLANSALLAAGFGLLLMLVSWLAGQYMLGHVEESVEAELDILAAEYRVDGVRGISGLIRQRLDVRSANHDRVYRLEDAAGRLLIGNLDHWPASAGRESLPLRLPSLLHRGQTEIVARWARLPDGSRLLVGFDEYEVEQVRGDIRRAALVSFGLMLLASLGGGYLITRAALRPVETIRRAAQQIMDGDLQHRVPLRSGDGADEFDRLAQTLNGMLDRIARLIATVRGATDNIAHDLRSPLTRHRARIEAALSHPPTADELPDWLERNLADVDQVLSTFQSLLRIARVDSGLLHGEFSELDLGRLVRDAAELMEPLAEERGLRLVVSVPAGAVCTGHRDLLFQTVLNLIDNAIKYSPHGAAVDLSLTRDGDDWRLCVRDEGAGIPAAERERVFERLYRLESARDTPGLGLGLSLVQSVVALHRGTIALDDAMPGLAVTLRLPARPAGPH, encoded by the coding sequence ATGAATCTGCGCCTGAGCACCAGCGCACGGCTGACGCTGGCCAACAGCGCCCTGCTCGCCGCCGGCTTCGGCCTGCTGCTGATGCTGGTGAGCTGGCTGGCCGGGCAGTACATGCTGGGTCACGTCGAAGAGAGCGTAGAAGCCGAACTGGACATCCTCGCCGCCGAGTACCGGGTCGACGGCGTGCGCGGCATCAGCGGCCTGATCCGCCAGCGGCTGGACGTGCGCTCGGCCAATCACGACCGCGTCTACCGGCTGGAGGACGCGGCCGGCCGCCTGCTGATCGGCAACCTCGACCACTGGCCGGCCAGCGCCGGGCGCGAAAGCCTGCCCTTGCGCCTGCCCAGCCTGCTCCACCGCGGGCAGACCGAAATCGTCGCCCGCTGGGCGCGCCTGCCGGACGGCAGCCGGCTGCTGGTCGGCTTCGACGAGTACGAAGTCGAGCAGGTGCGCGGCGACATCCGTCGCGCCGCGCTGGTGAGCTTCGGCCTGATGCTGCTCGCCTCGCTGGGCGGCGGCTATCTGATCACGCGTGCCGCACTGCGGCCGGTCGAAACGATACGGCGCGCCGCGCAGCAGATCATGGACGGCGATCTGCAGCACCGGGTGCCGCTGCGCAGCGGCGACGGCGCGGATGAATTCGACCGCCTGGCGCAGACGCTGAACGGCATGCTTGACCGCATCGCGCGGCTGATCGCCACCGTGCGCGGTGCCACCGACAACATCGCGCACGACCTGCGCTCGCCGCTCACCCGTCACCGTGCGCGCATCGAGGCGGCGTTGAGCCATCCGCCCACGGCGGACGAACTGCCGGACTGGCTGGAGCGCAATCTGGCCGACGTCGACCAGGTGCTGTCCACCTTCCAGTCGCTGCTGCGTATCGCGCGCGTCGATTCCGGCCTGCTGCATGGCGAGTTCAGCGAACTGGACCTCGGCCGCCTGGTGCGCGACGCGGCCGAACTGATGGAGCCGCTGGCCGAGGAGCGCGGCCTGCGCCTCGTCGTCAGCGTGCCGGCGGGCGCCGTCTGCACCGGCCACCGCGACCTGCTGTTCCAGACCGTACTCAACCTGATCGACAACGCCATCAAGTACAGCCCGCACGGCGCCGCGGTCGACCTGTCGCTGACGCGCGACGGCGACGACTGGCGCCTGTGCGTGCGCGACGAAGGCGCGGGCATTCCGGCCGCCGAGCGCGAGCGCGTGTTCGAACGCCTGTACCGGCTGGAAAGTGCCCGCGACACGCCCGGCCTCGGCCTCGGCCTGAGTCTGGTGCAGTCGGTGGTCGCGCTGCACCGCGGCACCATTGCGCTTGACGACGCGATGCCCGGCCTCGCGGTGACGCTGCGCCTGCCGGCCAGACCGGCCGGCCCACACTGA
- a CDS encoding PQQ-dependent methanol/ethanol family dehydrogenase: MKRSTLALFILAAFAHGGPVHAGVTTADIENDARTTGDVLSWGMGTEGQRYSPLTRINTKNVKRLVPAWSYSYGGEKQRGQEAQPLVVGGKMFITASYSRIFALDTKTGRKLWSYEHRLPEGIMPCCDVINRGAAVYDNLVIYATLDAQLVALDQNTGKVVWKEKIDDYQAGYSSSAAPIIAKGLVLTGVSGGEFGIIGRVEARDAKTGKMVWVRPTIEGHMGYKFDESGNKVDNGISGTTNATWQGDLWKTGGAATWLGGTFDAKTGLAYFGTGNPAPWNSHLRPGDNLYSCSTVAIDVATGQIKWHFQGTPNDGWDYDGTNEFVTFDAGGKRLGAKADRNGFFYVLDANTGKFERGFPFVKKLDWAKGLDENGRPIYDPAKRPGDPTASEDGKKGSVVHVSPSFLGGKNQMPMAYSPDTGLFYVPANEWSMEIWNEPITYKKGAAYLGAGFTIKTADAKDIGGDYIGALRAVDPKSGKVVWEITNNAPLWGGAMTTKGGLVFWGTPEGFFKAADAKTGKELWSFQVGTGIVAPPITWEQDGEQYVAVTAGWGGAVPLWGGDVAKKVSYLNQGGSMWVFKLMKD, translated from the coding sequence ATGAAGCGATCGACCCTTGCCCTGTTCATCCTCGCCGCGTTCGCCCACGGCGGCCCGGTGCATGCCGGCGTCACCACGGCCGACATCGAGAATGACGCCCGCACGACCGGCGACGTGCTGTCCTGGGGCATGGGTACCGAGGGCCAGCGCTACAGCCCGCTGACCCGGATCAACACGAAGAACGTCAAGCGCCTGGTACCGGCCTGGTCCTATTCCTACGGCGGCGAGAAGCAGCGCGGCCAGGAGGCGCAGCCGCTGGTGGTCGGCGGCAAGATGTTCATCACCGCCTCCTATTCGCGCATCTTCGCGCTCGACACCAAGACTGGCCGCAAGCTGTGGTCCTACGAGCACCGGCTGCCCGAAGGCATCATGCCCTGCTGCGACGTGATCAACCGCGGCGCCGCCGTCTACGACAATCTGGTCATCTACGCCACGCTGGACGCGCAGCTGGTGGCGCTCGACCAGAACACCGGCAAGGTGGTCTGGAAGGAGAAGATCGACGACTACCAGGCCGGCTACTCGTCGTCCGCGGCGCCCATCATCGCCAAGGGCCTGGTGCTGACCGGCGTGTCCGGCGGCGAATTCGGCATCATCGGCCGGGTCGAGGCGCGCGACGCGAAGACCGGCAAGATGGTGTGGGTGCGCCCGACCATCGAAGGCCACATGGGCTACAAGTTCGACGAGTCCGGCAACAAGGTCGACAACGGCATCAGCGGCACCACCAACGCGACCTGGCAGGGCGACCTGTGGAAGACCGGGGGTGCTGCCACCTGGCTGGGCGGCACCTTCGACGCGAAGACCGGCCTCGCCTACTTCGGCACCGGCAACCCGGCGCCGTGGAACAGCCACCTGCGCCCGGGCGACAACCTGTACTCCTGCTCGACGGTGGCCATCGACGTCGCCACCGGCCAGATCAAATGGCACTTCCAGGGCACGCCGAACGACGGCTGGGACTACGACGGCACCAACGAATTCGTCACCTTCGACGCCGGCGGCAAGCGGCTGGGCGCCAAGGCCGACCGCAACGGCTTCTTCTACGTGCTGGACGCCAACACCGGCAAGTTCGAGCGCGGCTTCCCCTTCGTCAAGAAGCTGGACTGGGCCAAGGGCCTGGACGAGAACGGCCGCCCGATCTACGACCCGGCCAAGCGCCCGGGCGACCCGACTGCCAGCGAGGATGGCAAGAAGGGCTCGGTGGTGCACGTGTCGCCGTCCTTCCTCGGCGGCAAGAACCAGATGCCCATGGCCTACAGCCCGGACACCGGCCTGTTCTACGTGCCGGCCAACGAATGGAGCATGGAAATCTGGAACGAGCCCATCACCTACAAGAAGGGTGCGGCCTACCTCGGCGCCGGCTTCACGATCAAGACCGCCGACGCCAAGGACATCGGCGGCGACTACATCGGCGCACTGCGCGCGGTCGATCCGAAGAGCGGCAAGGTGGTGTGGGAAATCACCAACAACGCGCCGCTGTGGGGCGGCGCGATGACGACCAAGGGCGGCCTGGTGTTCTGGGGCACGCCGGAGGGCTTCTTCAAGGCGGCCGACGCGAAGACCGGCAAGGAACTGTGGTCCTTCCAGGTCGGTACCGGCATCGTCGCGCCCCCCATCACCTGGGAACAGGACGGCGAACAGTACGTCGCCGTGACCGCCGGCTGGGGCGGCGCGGTGCCGCTGTGGGGCGGCGATGTCGCCAAGAAGGTGAGCTATCTGAACCAGGGCGGTTCGATGTGGGTGTTCAAGCTGATGAAGGACTGA
- a CDS encoding EAL domain-containing protein: MTWKVADDANAAALRVAHTHDVLHGLARVRVETLQVELSTQNFRLTGDPARLAERDRAIARREMELSRVRALTADNPAQSTRWTQLRAVIDERLGLSRRIEALRRSEGLDAANAFVAVAPLRETRERVDRILGEMDDEERRLLVGRNVAQRHTSGLLVGAGGAVLVLLLALFGATYGLIRRQLSASEGHLRTVISRVPALIAYVDAQQRYVYVNSHYRERFAPHHPDIAGRSVREVLGETRYAIAAPLIEKVLKGEPQNYDWEPFPGVWQVINYMPRQDERGDVTGYYVLGADITERKRAEERIRLLNRELEQRVRELERVSRALRTLSAGNRAMLRATGERELLDSMCRALVEVGAYPMAVVWLGDASGDYVPTAQCGHPDGIDGLRAWAAANASDVRTAMDAIVAGGQVRRFNGTDTADHDALPTPAGGPVIACPLRVGGRGIGMLTVHGAAPEGFGDEEMSFIGESADDLAYGVSTLRTHAEQERTREAMYRLTQFDLLTGLPNQALFSDTLAAELRSCRQHERPFALLQMNIERLSEINDALGFTQGDQILCEFGARLREAMPDGAFVARLRGDEFALLLPDSDRASALAMARRLREVLSQPVQLVELPIDVSTRTGIALYPDHGSTLHDLYRHMDIAVRQAKKQGVDCVVFDPALYPAPSHRLNMAGDLRRAIEADDLRLYLQPKVDMRDGIVCGAEALVRWQHPTRGLIPPSEFIELAEQTGLIRPLAEWMIARVLRLNGQWDDEGRSLPIAVNLSARNLRDEDLVDKIRQMLAHWGTANGLLEIEITESAVMEDADFALRVLHGLRAEGIRLYIDDFGTGYSSLSYLQKLPVGCIKIDQSFVRAMAVSSDSAAIVRSTIDLVHDLGRKVVAEGVETQQHWDALCALGCDVAQGYLIARPMPAEDFPAWVDRYRPIRASDPADKHGAA; this comes from the coding sequence ATGACCTGGAAGGTCGCCGACGACGCCAACGCGGCCGCGCTGCGCGTGGCACACACGCATGACGTACTGCACGGCCTGGCGCGCGTACGCGTCGAGACCCTCCAGGTGGAACTCAGCACGCAGAACTTCAGATTGACCGGCGATCCAGCGCGGCTGGCCGAGCGCGACCGGGCGATCGCCCGCCGCGAGATGGAGCTGAGCCGCGTGCGCGCGCTCACCGCCGACAATCCGGCGCAGAGCACGCGCTGGACGCAACTGCGCGCGGTGATCGACGAGCGCCTGGGCCTCTCGCGCCGGATCGAAGCGCTGCGCAGGAGCGAAGGACTGGACGCCGCCAACGCCTTCGTGGCCGTAGCGCCGCTGCGCGAGACGCGCGAGCGCGTCGATCGCATCCTGGGCGAGATGGACGACGAAGAGCGGCGGCTGCTGGTCGGCCGCAACGTCGCGCAGAGACACACGAGCGGCCTGCTGGTCGGCGCCGGCGGAGCCGTGCTCGTGCTTCTGCTTGCGCTGTTCGGTGCGACCTACGGACTGATACGGCGACAGCTGAGCGCGAGCGAGGGACATCTGCGCACCGTCATCAGCCGTGTGCCGGCGCTGATCGCCTACGTCGATGCGCAGCAGCGCTACGTGTATGTGAACAGTCACTACCGCGAGCGCTTTGCGCCTCATCACCCTGACATCGCCGGTCGCTCGGTGCGCGAGGTGCTTGGCGAGACGCGCTACGCCATCGCCGCGCCGCTGATCGAGAAAGTCCTGAAGGGCGAGCCGCAGAACTACGACTGGGAACCCTTTCCGGGCGTCTGGCAGGTGATCAACTACATGCCGCGGCAGGACGAACGCGGCGACGTGACCGGCTACTACGTGCTGGGCGCCGACATCACCGAGCGCAAGCGCGCCGAGGAAAGGATACGTCTGCTCAACAGAGAGCTGGAGCAGCGCGTGCGCGAGCTGGAACGGGTGAGTCGCGCATTGCGTACGCTCAGCGCAGGCAACCGCGCGATGCTGCGCGCCACCGGCGAACGCGAACTGCTGGACAGCATGTGTCGCGCGCTGGTTGAAGTCGGCGCCTATCCGATGGCTGTGGTCTGGTTGGGCGATGCGTCGGGTGACTATGTTCCGACGGCCCAGTGCGGCCATCCGGACGGCATCGACGGATTGCGCGCATGGGCCGCCGCCAACGCCTCCGACGTTCGCACGGCGATGGACGCCATCGTTGCCGGCGGGCAGGTGCGCCGTTTCAACGGCACCGATACGGCGGATCACGACGCGCTGCCGACGCCCGCGGGCGGCCCGGTGATTGCGTGTCCGCTGCGCGTAGGGGGCCGCGGCATCGGCATGCTGACCGTTCATGGCGCGGCCCCCGAGGGGTTCGGCGACGAGGAAATGTCATTCATCGGCGAGTCGGCCGACGACCTGGCCTACGGTGTGTCCACGCTGCGAACGCACGCCGAACAGGAGCGCACGCGGGAAGCCATGTACCGGCTTACCCAGTTCGACCTGCTCACGGGTCTGCCCAACCAGGCCCTGTTCAGCGACACGCTTGCGGCCGAGCTGCGCAGCTGCCGTCAGCACGAGCGTCCGTTCGCGCTGCTGCAGATGAATATCGAGCGGCTCAGCGAAATCAACGACGCGCTCGGATTCACCCAGGGCGACCAGATACTGTGCGAATTCGGCGCCCGGCTCCGTGAGGCGATGCCGGACGGTGCCTTCGTCGCACGACTGCGCGGCGACGAATTCGCGCTGCTGCTGCCGGACAGCGACCGTGCTTCGGCGCTGGCGATGGCGCGTCGTTTGCGCGAGGTGCTGTCGCAGCCGGTCCAGCTGGTCGAGTTGCCGATCGATGTATCGACGCGGACCGGCATCGCGCTGTATCCGGATCACGGGTCAACCCTGCACGATCTCTACCGGCACATGGACATCGCCGTGCGCCAGGCGAAGAAGCAGGGCGTCGACTGCGTCGTATTCGATCCGGCGCTGTATCCCGCGCCTTCGCACCGCCTGAACATGGCCGGAGATCTGCGACGCGCGATCGAGGCGGACGACCTGCGGCTCTATCTGCAGCCCAAGGTCGACATGCGCGATGGCATCGTCTGCGGTGCCGAAGCGCTGGTGCGCTGGCAGCACCCGACGCGCGGCCTGATTCCGCCGTCCGAGTTCATCGAACTGGCGGAGCAGACCGGACTGATCCGGCCGCTCGCCGAGTGGATGATCGCGCGCGTGCTGCGTCTGAACGGGCAGTGGGACGACGAGGGGCGTTCGCTGCCCATCGCGGTGAATCTGTCTGCGCGCAATCTGCGCGACGAGGATCTGGTGGACAAGATCCGCCAGATGCTGGCGCATTGGGGCACCGCGAACGGACTGCTGGAGATCGAGATCACCGAGAGCGCCGTGATGGAGGACGCGGACTTCGCGCTGCGCGTGCTGCACGGCTTGCGCGCAGAAGGCATACGGCTCTACATCGACGACTTCGGAACCGGTTACTCCTCGCTCAGCTATCTGCAGAAGCTGCCGGTCGGCTGCATCAAGATCGACCAGTCATTCGTGCGCGCGATGGCGGTCAGCAGCGACTCCGCCGCCATCGTCCGCTCGACGATAGACCTCGTGCATGACCTCGGGCGCAAGGTGGTGGCCGAGGGTGTCGAGACGCAGCAGCACTGGGACGCGCTGTGCGCACTCGGCTGCGATGTCGCACAGGGCTATCTGATTGCCCGGCCGATGCCGGCAGAAGACTTCCCGGCCTGGGTGGACCGCTACCGGCCAATTCGCGCGAGCGATCCGGCGGACAAGCACGGGGCGGCCTGA
- a CDS encoding S4 domain-containing protein — protein sequence MKSFHRRSARPAPEPAAKVRPAPERHDRVRIDALLVERGLAPSRAAAQRLIDAGVVLLDGQPVTRSSQTVAADCCIALRTED from the coding sequence ATGAAGTCATTCCATCGTCGCAGCGCCCGACCGGCGCCGGAGCCCGCTGCAAAGGTAAGACCGGCGCCGGAGCGCCACGACCGCGTGCGCATCGACGCGCTGCTGGTCGAGCGCGGGCTGGCACCGTCGCGTGCTGCAGCGCAGCGCCTGATCGATGCCGGTGTCGTGCTGCTGGATGGACAGCCCGTCACGCGGTCTTCGCAAACCGTGGCGGCCGATTGCTGCATCGCACTTCGTACGGAGGACTGA
- a CDS encoding fused MFS/spermidine synthase: protein MSGRDEVDAGQPYLVEQDGQLTLAFSELAVQSTMDAAAPERLVLEYSRLMMASLLFVPEPGHIGMIGLGGGSLVKACHRHLPRTRMTVAEISPAVIALRDRFHIPPDDDRLTVSCADGAEWVAAHDGVFDLLWVDGFDIGGMPAALTTQRFYDDCHAALRDGGVLAINMYAGDALNSAWVERVAASFARSVAVVDTADGDNRIVFAARGNAFRLSEMKLAQRARALEARLGIALPGIARALMDGRRRALADSEP, encoded by the coding sequence ATGAGCGGACGCGACGAGGTCGATGCCGGCCAGCCCTATCTGGTCGAACAGGACGGCCAGCTCACGCTGGCCTTCAGCGAACTGGCGGTGCAGAGCACGATGGACGCCGCCGCGCCCGAGCGGTTGGTTCTCGAGTACTCGCGCCTGATGATGGCCTCACTGCTGTTCGTGCCCGAGCCGGGCCACATCGGCATGATCGGGCTCGGCGGCGGCTCGCTGGTCAAGGCCTGCCACCGCCACCTGCCGCGGACGCGCATGACCGTGGCGGAGATATCACCGGCGGTGATCGCGCTGCGCGATCGCTTCCACATCCCGCCGGACGACGACAGGCTGACCGTCAGCTGTGCCGACGGCGCCGAGTGGGTGGCCGCGCACGACGGCGTGTTCGACCTGCTGTGGGTGGACGGCTTCGACATCGGCGGCATGCCGGCGGCGCTGACCACGCAGCGCTTCTACGACGACTGCCACGCGGCGCTGCGCGACGGCGGCGTACTGGCGATCAATATGTACGCCGGCGACGCGCTGAACAGCGCCTGGGTCGAACGCGTCGCCGCCAGCTTCGCCCGTTCGGTGGCGGTGGTCGACACCGCTGACGGCGACAACCGCATCGTGTTCGCCGCTCGCGGCAACGCCTTCCGGCTGTCGGAAATGAAGCTGGCGCAGCGCGCCCGCGCACTCGAAGCGCGGCTGGGCATCGCGCTGCCCGGCATCGCCCGCGCACTGATGGACGGCCGGCGGCGCGCGCTGGCCGACAGCGAGCCATGA
- a CDS encoding response regulator transcription factor: MRILVVEDDTEIAGFICRGLREAGHVVDHAPNGREGLFLATGEQYDAIVLDRLMPQMDGLSMLAALRATGSRVPVLILSALSQVDERIRGLRAGGDDYLVKPFAMSELQARLEAITRRGLMPVAESVLRVADLELDRMTHTVRRSGEEIALKPQEYRVLEFLMRHASQVVTRTMLLEGVWDYHFDPQTNVIDVHISRLRAKVDRAPWPPLIHTLRGSGYCLRAPS, encoded by the coding sequence ATGCGCATCCTGGTCGTCGAGGACGACACCGAAATCGCCGGATTCATCTGCCGCGGCCTGCGCGAGGCCGGACATGTGGTGGACCACGCGCCGAACGGCCGCGAGGGCCTGTTCCTCGCCACCGGCGAGCAGTACGACGCCATCGTGCTCGACCGCCTGATGCCGCAGATGGACGGCCTGTCCATGCTGGCCGCGCTGCGTGCCACCGGTTCGCGCGTACCGGTGCTCATCCTCAGCGCACTGAGCCAGGTCGACGAACGGATACGCGGCCTGCGCGCCGGCGGCGACGACTATCTGGTGAAACCGTTCGCGATGTCGGAACTGCAGGCGCGGCTGGAGGCGATCACCCGGCGTGGCCTGATGCCGGTGGCCGAATCGGTGCTGCGTGTGGCCGACCTCGAACTCGACCGCATGACGCACACGGTGCGGCGCAGCGGCGAGGAGATCGCGCTCAAGCCGCAGGAGTATCGCGTGCTCGAATTCCTGATGCGCCACGCCAGCCAGGTGGTCACCCGCACCATGCTGCTCGAAGGCGTGTGGGACTACCACTTCGACCCGCAGACCAACGTGATCGACGTGCACATCTCCCGCCTGCGCGCCAAGGTCGACCGCGCGCCCTGGCCGCCGCTGATCCACACGCTGCGCGGCAGCGGCTACTGCCTGCGCGCACCGTCATGA
- a CDS encoding TolC family protein, with product MRSVLLLSCALLCPPVFAQSLAAHADEHEQPVLRDSALTLSRALDLAMARAPGSALPQARMNESRALAARADSVLSGPPAVQMRYQTDRLPGHTGLRELEAGLELPLWRSGQRDALRREADAGRLQSEEELRAYRWRVAGDLREQLWRVLQAEAEVTLADADVDLYRALEDDVARRIRAGDAAPVEKLSAETARRERDAVLYEAQVELAHSLFGWTALTGQQALPQQAREAVATQALGYPPVLMAQAHVERARSALGTLQSQGSGAPRLLVGVRSETAADMPTTDSVGATISIPFGGEAHRSAALSPAQIELARAEDELAFARRNAELALHEAEHELHAREQARTLALGQKEVAEREVELGRRAYRLGETSLAERLLVEARAASARRAAALAEIAWSRAVARYNHSLGILP from the coding sequence ATGCGCTCAGTCCTTCTGCTTTCCTGTGCACTGCTGTGTCCGCCGGTGTTCGCGCAATCGCTTGCCGCGCACGCCGACGAGCACGAGCAGCCGGTGCTGCGCGACAGTGCGCTGACGCTGTCGCGTGCGCTCGATCTGGCGATGGCCCGGGCGCCCGGCAGCGCGCTGCCGCAGGCGCGCATGAATGAGTCACGTGCGCTGGCCGCGCGCGCCGACAGCGTGCTGTCGGGCCCGCCAGCGGTGCAGATGCGCTATCAGACCGACCGCCTGCCCGGCCACACCGGGCTGCGCGAACTTGAAGCGGGGCTGGAGCTGCCGCTGTGGCGGTCCGGCCAGCGCGACGCGCTGCGGCGCGAGGCCGATGCCGGCCGGCTGCAATCCGAAGAGGAGTTGCGCGCCTACCGCTGGCGCGTGGCCGGCGATCTGCGCGAACAGCTATGGCGCGTGCTGCAGGCCGAAGCCGAAGTGACGCTGGCCGATGCCGACGTCGATCTCTACCGCGCGCTGGAAGACGACGTGGCGCGGCGCATCCGCGCTGGCGACGCGGCGCCGGTCGAGAAGCTGTCGGCGGAGACCGCCCGTCGCGAGCGCGACGCGGTGCTGTATGAGGCGCAGGTCGAGCTGGCGCACAGCCTGTTCGGCTGGACCGCGCTGACCGGCCAGCAGGCGCTGCCGCAGCAGGCGCGTGAGGCGGTGGCGACCCAGGCGCTGGGCTATCCGCCGGTGCTGATGGCGCAGGCCCATGTCGAGCGGGCGCGCAGTGCGCTCGGCACGCTGCAGTCGCAGGGCAGCGGTGCGCCGCGCCTGCTGGTCGGCGTGCGCTCGGAAACGGCGGCTGACATGCCCACCACCGACAGCGTCGGCGCAACGATTTCCATCCCCTTCGGCGGCGAAGCGCACCGCAGCGCCGCGCTGTCGCCGGCGCAGATCGAATTGGCGCGCGCCGAGGACGAACTGGCGTTCGCCCGCCGCAACGCCGAACTGGCGCTGCACGAGGCCGAACACGAACTGCACGCGCGCGAACAGGCGCGCACGCTGGCGCTGGGTCAGAAGGAAGTCGCCGAGCGCGAAGTCGAACTCGGACGGCGCGCCTACCGCCTCGGCGAAACATCGCTGGCCGAGCGCCTGCTGGTCGAGGCGCGTGCCGCCAGCGCCCGCCGTGCCGCGGCGCTGGCCGAAATCGCCTGGTCGCGCGCCGTCGCGCGCTATAACCACAGCCTGGGAATACTGCCTTGA
- a CDS encoding tetratricopeptide repeat protein → MKPTQAPVRQPGPGELQPVFNLYNAGRLAEAANAARQLLARYPGAVVLHSVLGSALASLGRLDEAEAAFAAAVKANPGSAELLSNLGLVQQQRGRLDEALATYTRAVAIKRDFPELLYNMGVVQDALGRRDDAAASYRRAIALQPRFALALFNLGTVLDRQGASGDAIDTYRRAVEAEPGFVEAWSNLGAALQKTGDAEQAVACYQKALDIQPTATAWFNLGTAQRAYGLMMDAAESYRRAIALAPAYADAHSNLGEILRDQGDGEGTLAAFRAALALDAEHGMANYNLGLLHHDLHEYDKALPYFERARVLDWQDRVLYCLYKLRRSDEFEARLHGLLDSRHRSPMIATLSAHHAHNRRTADPYRFCPDPLALVHHGHLDALTDAGDSLRADLLRDIANADIQSRKQGRLYYGIQSSGHLFRRAEASIARLVGLIRDEVARYRATLAAHDCVYAQDFPVRTEFASSWYVKMSKGGHLTSHIHEEGWLSGVLYLAMPSDRPAGSTAGGIEFSTDGDDYPREHDDFPRKTLLPVVGDIVLFPSSLFHRTIPFESNEERICIAFDVKPAAGEGGR, encoded by the coding sequence ATGAAGCCCACGCAAGCCCCCGTCCGTCAGCCCGGCCCCGGCGAACTGCAGCCGGTATTCAATCTGTACAACGCCGGTCGTCTGGCCGAGGCGGCGAACGCGGCGCGCCAGTTGCTTGCCCGCTACCCCGGCGCCGTGGTGCTGCACAGCGTGCTCGGGTCGGCACTGGCCAGCCTCGGCCGGCTGGACGAGGCGGAAGCGGCCTTCGCGGCCGCGGTGAAGGCGAATCCCGGTTCGGCCGAACTGCTCAGCAACCTCGGTCTGGTGCAGCAGCAGCGCGGCCGGCTCGACGAGGCGCTCGCCACCTACACACGCGCCGTGGCGATCAAGCGGGATTTCCCCGAACTGCTCTACAACATGGGCGTCGTGCAGGACGCACTCGGCCGTCGCGATGACGCCGCCGCCAGCTACCGTCGGGCCATCGCATTGCAGCCGCGCTTCGCGCTGGCGTTGTTCAACCTGGGCACCGTGCTCGACCGCCAGGGCGCGTCGGGCGACGCGATCGACACCTACCGGCGAGCGGTCGAGGCCGAGCCCGGTTTCGTCGAGGCGTGGTCCAATCTGGGCGCCGCGCTGCAGAAGACGGGCGACGCCGAGCAGGCGGTGGCCTGTTACCAGAAGGCGCTGGACATCCAGCCGACGGCGACCGCCTGGTTCAACCTCGGCACCGCGCAACGCGCCTATGGCCTGATGATGGATGCGGCCGAAAGCTACCGCCGCGCCATCGCGCTGGCGCCGGCCTATGCTGACGCGCACAGCAATCTCGGCGAAATCCTGCGCGATCAGGGCGACGGCGAGGGCACGCTGGCGGCCTTCCGCGCCGCGCTCGCACTCGATGCGGAGCACGGCATGGCCAATTACAACCTCGGCCTGCTGCACCACGACCTGCACGAGTATGACAAGGCGCTGCCGTATTTCGAGCGCGCCCGCGTGCTCGACTGGCAGGACCGCGTGCTGTACTGCCTGTACAAGCTGCGCCGCAGCGACGAGTTCGAGGCGCGGCTGCACGGACTGCTCGACAGCCGCCACCGCTCGCCGATGATCGCCACGCTGTCCGCCCACCACGCACACAACCGGCGCACTGCCGACCCCTACCGCTTCTGCCCGGACCCGCTGGCGCTGGTCCATCACGGTCACCTCGACGCGCTGACCGATGCCGGCGACAGCCTGCGCGCCGATCTGCTGCGCGACATCGCGAACGCCGACATTCAGAGCCGCAAGCAGGGGCGGCTGTACTACGGCATCCAGTCCTCCGGTCACCTGTTCCGCCGCGCCGAAGCGTCGATCGCGCGGCTGGTCGGGCTGATCCGCGACGAGGTGGCGCGCTACCGCGCCACGCTGGCCGCGCACGACTGCGTCTATGCGCAGGACTTCCCGGTGCGCACCGAATTCGCCAGTTCCTGGTACGTGAAGATGAGCAAGGGCGGCCACCTGACCTCGCACATCCACGAGGAGGGCTGGCTGTCCGGTGTGCTCTATCTGGCGATGCCGTCGGACCGGCCGGCAGGCAGCACCGCCGGCGGCATCGAATTCAGTACCGACGGCGACGACTACCCGCGCGAGCACGACGACTTCCCGCGCAAGACACTGCTGCCGGTGGTCGGCGACATCGTGCTGTTCCCATCATCGCTGTTCCACCGGACGATTCCGTTCGAATCGAACGAGGAGCGCATCTGCATCGCGTTCGACGTCAAGCCGGCCGCGGGGGAAGGCGGGCGGTAA